The proteins below are encoded in one region of Belonocnema kinseyi isolate 2016_QV_RU_SX_M_011 chromosome 1, B_treatae_v1, whole genome shotgun sequence:
- the LOC117167351 gene encoding probable multidrug resistance-associated protein lethal(2)03659, with product MDKGGKSRRKNPREEANLFSVFTFAWVFKYFRIGFKRDIQEDDLFSPLKSHSSQYLGEKLDYLWTKDVMQSKKDPRLKPSLWRALLKCFGAEILRVGVCQLFLEIFIKLPQPIYLSKLLKYYNKKNEISTTEACYWAGALVLSLLISGPLFQFINLYMVHLGMKFRVSCCSLIYRKVLRTSRSPKVQTTAGKIVNFLSNDVNTLDLTLISCNFLWISPIKTVIILYLIYQEVELSAILGTLVVVMLIPIQGYLATFVRKISFKAALKTDERLRIINEIIMGMQVIKMYAWEKPFACLANTARAEEISIIRNSLFLDNTVLSVHWYTARISIFITIVSYILLGNKITVEKAFMITAFFNDLKFCLNLLFTYSLQRIAQSSACIERIRTFLISEELQNHDIENHENVCKVQPRGESTIFDLQLTNISAKWDPDSNEKSLKNINFSANAGSLTAIIGQVGSGKTSLLHLILGELPLESGTIQTNGKIVYVSQEPWIFASSIRQNILFGQPLNKSRYDKVIKVCQLERDLSLFPHKDQTMIGEKGINLSGGQRARINLARAVYAEADIYLLDDPLSAVDIHVGRYIFEECICKYLKGKTRILVTHQLQYLQKVDQTYVFDSGSVIMSGTFEDLKHSNLEFFSFVQSDDYDEKKEYFDNKVLPSEFETLDIVSEQEQEGAVEHRTMGSLSKKVYLSYFQAAGSVWILILVFILSILMPVVINCADYFLPYWVTWMEEHDNNLLTYNLEGKTDERNLGSDGYWFIYTYAGLVVATVVMIFLKHFTFLLMCMRSSKKIHASVFQSIIRTTMAFFHDNASGRIMNRFSRDMGLMDKFLPQSMNDMSSMLSCVFGVMILSVVINYWLLIPLSFALSVLFLFRTIYWRTSRSVKRLEGIMKSPIFNHLNATLDGITTIRAFKSEKLLIKEFDDHQDLHSSTWYLFIACNQTFCYYIEVTFGIYLALIIVSFLVFNDSTSNGNIALIIAQTMSISVLLQWGMNQSVDVENHMTAVERILEYTRIPEEPSLDSKPENKPPKNWPSEGKVEFRNVCLKYRPEDSSVLKNLNFIIEPKGKVGIVGRTGAGKSSMIAALFRLAYLEGEIYIDGLGTSSLSLHDLRSKISIIPQEPILFAGTLRRNLDPFDEYSDNDLWQALIEVELKAVIDKTLAGLYTIVTDGGTNFSVGQRQLLCLARAVIRKNRILVLDEATANVDPQTDSLIQKTIRRIFADCTVFIIAHRLNTVMDCGQFIVMDAGSIVEFDHPHILLQKEKGYLQQMVRQTGPKMAEILKRIAETSYRKSRQSTK from the exons atggatAAAGGTGGAAAGAGTCGTCGAAAAAATCCACGAGAAGAGGCCAACTTGTTCTCCGTATTTACATTCGC GtgggttttcaaatattttcgaatcgGATTTAAGCGAGATATTCAAGAAGATGATCTTTTTTCACCACTGAAAAGTCACTCAAGTCAatatttaggtgaaaaattagattatttatgGACGAAAGACGTAATGCAATCTAAGAAAGATCCCAGGCTTAAACCAAGTCTATGGAGGGCGCTTCTAAAGTGTTTTGGAGCCGAAATACTGAGGGTGGGAGTATGccaattatttttggaaattttcatcaa acttCCTCAGCCAATTTATTTGAGCAAATTgctaaaatattacaataaaaagaaTGAGATCTCTACCACAGAGGCATGTTATTGGGCTGGGGCCTTAGTTTTGAGCCTCCTTATATCTGGACCATTGttccaatttataaatttatatatggtTCATTTAGGAATGAAGTTTAGAGTTTCTTGTTGTTCCTTAATTTACAGAAAAGTTTTGAGAACATCAAGATCTCCTAAAGTGCAAACAACAGCTGGCAag ATAGTGAATTTTTTGAGCAACGATGTTAATACTTTGGATTTGACTTTGATTTCCTGCAATTTTTTGTGGATTTCACCCATCAAGACCGTGATTATACTGTATCTAATTTACCAGGAAGTGGAACTATCGGCTATTCTTGGAACATTGGTTGTGGTAATGTTAATTCCGATTCAAGGTTACCTAGCcacatttgtaagaaaaataagttttaaagctGCACTAAAGACTGACGAAAGACTTCGCATCATAAACGAGATTATTATGGGAATGCAAGTCATCAAGATGTATGCCTGGGAAAAACCTTTTGCTTGCTTGGCTAATACTGCAAGGGC GGAAGaaataagtataataagaaaTTCTCTTTTCTTGGACAACACTGTGTTGTCAGTGCATTGGTATACAGCAAGAATTAGCATCTTTATCACTATCGTGAGTTATATTCTACTTGGAAACAAAATCACAGTAGAGAAGGCTTTCATGATAACTGCATTCTTCAATGATCTAAAATTCTGTCTAAATCTACTATTCACTTACA GTTTGCAACGTATTGCACAGTCAAGTGCTTGCATTGAACGAATTCGAACCTTCCTAATCAGTGAAGAACTACAAAATCATGATATTGAAAACCATGAAAATGTATGCAAGGTTCAGCCTCGTGGTGAATCCACAATATTCGATCTCCAACTAACAAATATATCAGCAAAATGGGATCCAGACTCGAATGAAAAGTCtctcaagaacattaatttttcagcgAATGCTGGATCCCTAACAGCAATAATTGGCCAAGTTGGTTCAGGAAAAACAAGTCTTCTTCATCTGATCTTAGGAGAACTTCCTCTTGAAAGTGGCACAATTCAAACTAATGGAAAAATAGTTTATGTGAGCCAAGAACCATGGATCTTTGCATCCAGCATCAGACAAAATATCCTCTTTGGTCAACCATTGAACAAAAGTCGATACGACAAAGTGATTAAGGTTTGCCAACTGGAAAGGGATTTATCACTTTTTCCTCACAAAGATCAGACAATGATTGGAGAAAAGGGTATTAATTTGAGTGGCGGTCAAAGAGCAAGAATAAATCTTGCTCGAGCTGTTTATGCAGAAGCTGATATTTATCTTCTTGATGACCCACTCTCAGCTGTTGATATTCACGTGGGCAGATACATTTTCGAAGAAtgcatttgtaaatatttaaaaggaaaaactCGAATTTTAGTAACCCATCAGCTTCAGTATCTTCAAAAAGTAGACCAAACTTATGTTTTTGACAGTGGTTCTGTTATAATGAGCGGAACCTTCGAAGATTTGAAACACTCGAACTTAGAATTTTTCTCGTTCGTGCAAAGTGATGATTATGATGAAAAGAAggaatattttgataataaagtGTTGCCTTCAGAATTTGAGACACTAGATATAGTTTCTGAGCAGGAACAAGAAGGTGCAGTTGAACATAGAACGATGGGAAGCCTGTCCAAAAAAGTTTATCTCTCTTATTTTCAAGCAGCTGGAAGTGTTTGGATCTTGATTCTGGTCTTTATTCTTTCTATCTTGATGCCGGTTGTCATCAATTGTGCAGATTATTTTTTACCTTACTGGGTGACTTGGATGGAAGAACATGATAATAACTTATTGACATATAATTTGGAAGGAAAAACAGATGAAAGAAATTTAGGGTCCGATGGTTATTGGTTCATTTATACCTACGCTGGATTAGTAGTCGCAACAGTTGTTAtgatttttcttaaacattttacgTTCCTTCTAATGTGCATGAGGTCATCGAAAAAAATTCATGCTTCTGTCTTCCAGAGTATTATTCGCACTACGATGGCTTTTTTTCATGATAATGCATCTGGAAGAATTATGAATAG GTTCTCTAGAGACATGGGATTGATGGACAAGTTTTTGCCTCAATCCATGAACGATATGTCATCAATGCTAAGCTGCGTTTTTGGAGTGATGATTTTGTCTGTTGTTATCAATTATTGGCTGCTGATACCACTTTCGTTCGCACTgtcagttttgtttttatttaggaCAATTTATTGGAGAACTAGTCGCAGTGTCAAACGTTTGGAAGGAATAA tgaaatcgcCAATCTTCAATCATCTGAATGCTACACTTGACGGTATCACAACAATTAGagcttttaaatcagaaaagctTCTAATCAAAGAGTTTGATGACCATCAAGATTTGCATTCCTCAACTTGGTACCTTTTCATCGCCTGCAATCAAACTTTTTGCTACTATATAGAAGTGACATTTGGAATTTATCTTGCTCTTATTATAGTTTCTTTCCTAGTATTCAACGATAGTACTTCAAATGGAAACATCGCCCTCATTATCGCCCAAAcgatgtcaatttcagttttactGCAATGGGGGATGAATCAATCTGTAGATGTAGAAAACCACATGACAGCAGTCGAAAGAATCTTAGAATACACACGAATTCCAGAAGAGCCGTCACTCGACAGCAAACCTGAAAATAAACCACCAAAAAACTGGCCCTCAGAAGGAAAAGTTGAATTCAGAAATGTATGCTTAAAATATAGGCCAGAAGATTCTTCAGtcttaaagaatttgaatttcattATAGAACCCAAGGGAAAAGTAGGGATCGTTGGAAGAACAGGTGCCGGGAAATCTTCAATGATAGCAGCTCTTTTCCGCTTGGCATATTTGGAAGGCGAAATTTATATTGATGGGCTTGGAACCAGTAGTTTAAGTTTGCACGATTTGAGgtcaaaaattagtattattcCCCAGGAGCCTATTCTTTTTGCTGGAACTTTGAGAAGAAATCTGGACCCATTTGACGAATATTCTGATAATGATCTTTGGCAAGCACTGATAGAAGTTGAATTAAAGGCTGTTATTGATAAAACGTTGGCTGGCTTGTACACTATAGTCACTGATGGTGGGACTAATTTTAGTGTTGGGCAAAGACAGCTTCTTTGTCTAGCAAGAGCTGTCATTAGAAAAAACAGGATTCTAGTTCTTGATGAAGCAACGGCTAATGTTGATCCTCAAACTGATAGTTTGATTCAAAAAACGATTAGAAGAATATTTGCAGATTGCACCGTCTTTATAATTGCACATAGATTAAATACTGTGATGGACTGTGGTCAATTTATTGTGATGGACGCAGGTAGCATAGTG